The Candidatus Atribacteria bacterium ADurb.Bin276 genome contains the following window.
TTTGTGCTTCCAACCCCCTTAGCACTCAGGATGAAGTTGCCGCCTCTTTGGTAAAGGATTTTGGTATTAACGTTTATGCCATATGCGGGGAAGATCGTGAAACCTATTATCAACATATCGACAAAGTGTTAGAAACGAGTCCTCAGATTACTATGGATGATGGTGCGGATTTGGTGTCAACTCTTCATCAAAAAGGTGGATCTCGAATTTCCCAGGTTATAGGTGGAACAGAAGAGACAACTACCGGTGTAGTCCGATTAAAAAGTATGGCAAAAGCAGGTCAATTGCGGTATCCGGTGATTGCGGTCAATGATGCAGATACCAAGCATCTCTTTGATAACCGATATGGAACCGGTCAAAGTACTTTAGAGGGAATACTTCGGGCAACCCATATTCTTCTCAGCGGAAAAAAAGTTGTGGTAGTCGGGTATGGATGGTGCGGAAGAGGTATTGCCCTACGGGCTCGTGGAATGGGTGCGAGAGTTGGGATAGTCGAGATTAACCCGGTTAAAGCTTTGGAGGCATTGATGGATGGCTATGAAGTGATGCCCATGTTAGATGCTGCGGCTTGTGGGGATCTTTTTATAACAGTTACTGGGAATATTTCTGTCATTCGTAAAGAGCATTTTCTCCAAATGAATGATGGTGCG
Protein-coding sequences here:
- the ahcY gene encoding Adenosylhomocysteinase, giving the protein MEYHIKDIELAPAGRKKIEWVRREMSVLSGIAEQWKKEKPLDGVLIAACLHVTSETAVLMITLKEGGAKVALCASNPLSTQDEVAASLVKDFGINVYAICGEDRETYYQHIDKVLETSPQITMDDGADLVSTLHQKGGSRISQVIGGTEETTTGVVRLKSMAKAGQLRYPVIAVNDADTKHLFDNRYGTGQSTLEGILRATHILLSGKKVVVVGYGWCGRGIALRARGMGARVGIVEINPVKALEALMDGYEVMPMLDAAACGDLFITVTGNISVIRKEHFLQMNDGAILCNSGHFNVEIDREDLESMSVNRREVRPLVEEFTLSNGKKLFFLAEGRLVNLACAEGHPPTVMDMSFANQALSVKYLKEQAISLENQVYKVPDDIDMNVAGLKLSSLSVKIEELTPRQKKYLASWEEGT